From Ananas comosus cultivar F153 linkage group 8, ASM154086v1, whole genome shotgun sequence, one genomic window encodes:
- the LOC109713959 gene encoding thaumatin-like protein 1b: MAEYKVVLCLRSAILFLLASGALSATFTVTNSCGYTVWPGVLSSAGTAALGTTGFVLSPGESRNLDVPASWSGRLWGRTLCSTDPATGAFSCTTGDCGSAKTECSGGGAAPPATLAEFTLNGSGGMDFYDVSLVDGYNLPMLVVPHGGTGGNCTATGCLVDINSACPSDLKVVVAASVGGSGGVACKSACEAFGSPQYCCSGAYGNPNTCRPSTYSQFFKNSCPRAYSYAYDDATSTFTCASADYIITFCPGTASQKSSGKNPEAAGLPAAAGLPMVSSDGMVFLSGEQISKASPPVMLRISILPLALAVVLLVSLLQLLLLSF, translated from the exons ATGGCGGAGTATAAAGTTGTCCTCTGCCTCCGTTCGGCCATCCTCTTCTTGCTTGCTTCCG GTGCGTTATCGGCGACCTTCACGGTGACGAACAGCTGCGGGTACACGGTGTGGCCAGGCGTGCTGTCGAGCGCGGGCACGGCGGCGCTGGGGACGACGGGTTTCGTGCTGTCTCCCGGCGAGTCGCGGAACCTTGACGTGCCGGCGTCGTGGTCGGGGCGCCTCTGGGGCCGCACCCTCTGCTCCACCGACCCCGCCACTGGCGCCTTCTCCTGCACCACCGGCGACTGCGGCTCCGCCAAGACGGAGTGCTCCGGAGGCGGCGCCGCTCCGCCTGCCACCCTCGCGGAGTTCACCCTCAATGGCAGCGGCGGGATGGACTTCTACGACGTCAGCCTCGTCGACGG GTACAACCTGCCGATGCTGGTGGTGCCGCATGGCGGGACGGGCGGAAACTGCACGGCCACGGGATGCCTGGTCGACATCAACAGCGCGTGCCCGTCGGACCTCAAAGTGGTCGTCGCCGCGTCTGTGGGCGGCAGCGGTGGCGTGGCGTGCAAGAGCGCTTGTGAGGCGTTCGGGTCGCCGCAGTATTGCTGCAGCGGGGCGTACGGCAACCCCAATACCTGTAGGCCCTCCACCTACTCCCAGTTCTTCAAGAACTCCTGCCCAAGAGCTTACAGCTATGCTTACGACGATGCTACTTCTACCTTTACCTGCGCCTCCGCCGACTACATCATAACCTTCTGCCCGGGCACCgccag CCAGAAATCGTCGGGCAAGAACCCCGAAGCTGCAGGCCTCCCGGCGGCCGCAGGCCTACCAATGGTGAGCAGCGATGGAATGGTGTTCCTGAGCGGCGAGCAGATCAGCAAGGCCTCCCCCCCGGTCATGCTGCGCATCTCTATCCTCCCACTCGCTCTGGCGGTCGTCCTCCTCGTCTCCTTGCTCCAGCTCTTACTCCTTTCCTTTTGA
- the LOC109714597 gene encoding uncharacterized protein LOC109714597 yields MRQRRWLELLKDYDVDILYHPGKVNVVADALSRKSAENLAMWVTNRTPVWLDMERMNIEVVAPEIPAQLMALVVQPTLLERIKNLQLADPELQKVRRDIENRRGGDFMVDADGALRFGNRWCVPNNEEIRELILQKAHWSPYCDHPGSTKIYQGLKMHYWWLGMKSDIGRFVAKCLLCQQVKTERPFPAGKL; encoded by the coding sequence atgcgtcaacGACGGTGGTTGGaactattaaaggattatgatgttgatatcctttaccacccggggAAGGTGAACGTGGTCGCGGATGCACTGAGCAGAAAGTCCGCAGAGAACCTCGctatgtgggttacaaatcGAACACCCGTATGGCTGGACATGGAGCGAATGAACATTGAGGTGGTTGCTCCCGAGATTCCGGCCCAATTGATGgcgctcgttgtccaaccgaccttgttagaGAGAATTAAGAATCTGCAACTcgcagacccagaactccaaaaggtgcggcgcgacATCGAGAATCGTCGTGGCGGCGATTTCATGGTAGACGCCGATGGTGCACTTCGATTtggaaatcgatggtgtgtgccgaataATGAGGAGATCCGAGAGCTAATCTTGCAAAAGGCACATTGGTCGCCTTATTGTGATCACCCGGGCAGCACCAAGATATATCAAGGATTAaagatgcactattggtggctgGGAATGAAaagtgatattggacgcttcgtGGCGAAATGCTTAttatgccaacaagtaaagacCGAACGTccatttccagcgggaaagctttaA